From the genome of Sylvia atricapilla isolate bSylAtr1 chromosome 26, bSylAtr1.pri, whole genome shotgun sequence, one region includes:
- the STAP2 gene encoding signal-transducing adaptor protein 2: MERPLPLPRGTRARARHYYEGFVDKRGPRDQGYRRVWAGLRGLKLAFYGGPQEQQPLEVLDLGELVTVQAEGGALVLKLKGQEVTMKVESWETQEMWRGFILTMTKMKLPRDLDLLPGHIFQLLEALREERRDGPVSAASPATPVSPATPVSPVTPVSPANPVSPVTPVSPPTPVSPATPVSPANPVSPVTPVSQVTPVSQVTPVSQVTHVSPDTRASPTRSEPVPSCFFEVTRPEAERLLEQSAGRGNLLLRPGGHGQGVSVTTRQEQDGIPVLRHYRVKREAQGYVIDVDTPHRCSSLAEVVQFFVRRSRGSLQPLEPEYSSHLEFVPMDRGPPPAAAVPGAVPRRGRGPPGLGVVPEELIYMNDPERTQELLRKLQLRQARLKD; the protein is encoded by the exons ATGGAGCGGCCGCTGCCGCTGCCCCGGGGGACCCGCGCCCGGGCCCGCCACTACTACGAGGGCTTCGTAGACAAACGGGGGCCGCGGGATCAG GGCTACCGGAGGGTCTGGGCCGGGCTGCGGGGGCTCAAACTCGCCTTCTACGGGggtccccaggagcagcag cccctggaggtgctggacCTGGGCGAGCTGGTGACCGTGCAGGCCGAGGGCGGCGCTCTGGTCCTCAAGCTGAAGGGACAAGAGGTGACAATGAAG gTGGAGAGCTGGGAGACGCAGGAGATGTGGCGGGGATTCATCCTGACCATGACCAAG ATGAAGCTCCCCCGGGACCTGGACCTGCTGCCCGGACACAtcttccagctcctggaggCTCTGCGGGAGGAGCGCAGGGACGGCCCCGTGTCGGCCGCCAGCCCGGCCACACCCGTGTCACCGGCCACACCCGTGTCACCGGTcacacctgtgtcacctgccaACCCAGTGTCCCCGGTGACACCCGTGTCACCTCCTACACCCGTGTCACCGGCcacacctgtgtcacctgccaACCCAGTGTCCCCGGTGACACCCGTGTCGCAGGTCACACCCGTGTCGCAGGTCACACCCGTGTCACAGGTCACACACGTGTCCCCGGACACCCGAGCGTCCCCCACCCGCTCTGAGCC GGTCCCCAGCTGCTTTTTCGAGGTGACGCGTCCCGAGGCCGAgcggctgctggagcagagcgCGGGCAGGGGGAACCTCCTGCTGCGGCCCGGGGGACACGGCCAGGGGGTCTCTGTCACCACGCGCCAGGAGCAGGACGG GATCCCCGTGCTGAGGCACTACAGGGTGAAGAGAGAGGCCCAGGGCTACGTCATCGACGTGGACACCCCG CACCGCTGCTCGTCGCTGGCCGAGGTGGTGCAGTTCTTCGTGCggaggagcaggggcagcctgcagcccctggagcccgAGTACAGCTCCCACCTGG agTTCGTGCCGATGGACCGGGGCCCCCCCCCGGCGGCCGCCGTGCCCGGGGCGGTGCCCAGGAGGGGCAGAGGCCCCCCCGGTTTGGGGGTGGTCCCCGAGGAGCTGATCTACATGAACGACCCCG AGAGgacccaggagctgctcaggaagctgcagctgcGCCAGGCTCGCCTCAAGGACTGa
- the MPND gene encoding MPN domain-containing protein isoform X1: protein MAALAAASPGGDECLEEDEDELEPGLDEAEPEAGSGAKAAGGARGAVLTRRGITLRVLLRDGLLEPGRGVLSIYYLGKKFVGDLGSDGTITWQETGQVFNSPSAWATHCKRLVNPAKKSGCGWASVRYKGQKLDQYKAAWLRQHQPNVPPAEESLASEGEEEELPEEEEEEAPREGRLPVPEPAAPKKPEERSKKQQGRSLAEPAGTGELEQGGGPRGSPGRRDGTLSLADPGAAGKRLEVKPRVPVRYCTLGTRDSARNPQTLVEVTSFAAINKFQPFNVAISSNVLLLLDFHSHLTRSEVVGYLGGRWDTNTQLLTVLRAFPCRSRLGDAEAAGAVEEEICQSLFLRGLSLVGWYHSHPFGPALPSLHDIDAQMDYQLKLQGSGNGFQPCLGLICGPFYHGNPGAESKIAPFWVMPPPEQRPNDYGIPMDVEVTYIQDGFLTNDVVQEMTLLVEFYKGAPDLVKFQELWSQDQTYLDKLKGSLASRTPKDQSFSHVLEQIFSLLKLSG from the exons ATGGCAG CGCTGGCGGCCGCCTCCCCCGGCGGGGACGAGTGTCTGGAGGAGGACGAGGACGAGCTGGAGCCGGGGCTGGACGAGGCCGAGCCCGAGGCCGGGAGCGGGGCGAAGGCGGCGGGCGGCGCCCGGGGGGCGGTTCTGACCCGCCGCGGCATCACCCTGAGGGTCCTGCTCCGGGACGGGCTCCTGGAGCCGGGCAGGGGCGTCCTCTCCATCTACTACCTG ggcaaGAAGTTCGTGGGGGACCTGGGCTCGGACGGGACGATCACATGGCAGGAGACGGGGCAGGTCTTCAACTCCCCGAGCGCCTGGGCCACGCACTGCAAGCGCCTGGTGAACCCGGCCAAGAAGTCGGGCTGCGGCTGGGCGTCCGTGCGCTACAAGGGCCAGAAGCTGGACCAGTACAAGGCGGCCTGGCTGCGCCAGCACCAGCCCAACGTGCCGCCCGCCGAGGAG AGCTTGGCCAGCGAgggcgaggaggaggagctgcccgaggaggaggaggaggaggcgccGAGGGAAGGTCGGCTGCCGGTGCCGGAGCCGGCGGCTCCCAAAAAGCCGGAGGAGAGGAGCAagaagcagcagggcaggagcctggcGGAGCCGGCGGGGACGGgtgagctggagcagggtgggggTCCCCGGGGGTCCCCGGGCCGCCGTGACGGGACCTTGTCCTTGGCAGATCCCGGCGCGGCGGGGAAAAGGCTGGAGGTGAAGCCCCGGGTGCCCGTCCGCTACTGCACCCTGGGCACCCGCGACTCGGCCAG gaacCCGCAGACCCTGGTGGAGGTGACGTCCTTTGCCGCCATCAACAAATTCCAGCCCTTCAACGTGGCCATCTCCAGCAACgtcctcctgctcctg GATTTCCACAGCCACCTGACGCGGAGCGAAGTGGTGGGGTACCTGGGGGGGCGGTGGGACACCAACACTCAGC tgcTGACGGTGCTTCGGGCGTTCCCGTGCCGGAGCCGCCTGGGTGACGCCGAAGCGGCGGGCgctgtggaggaggag ATCTGCCAGAGCCTGTTCCTGCGGGGGCTGTCGCTGGTGGGCTGGTACCACAGTCACCCCTTCGGGCCGGCGCTGCCGTCGCTGCACGACATCGACGCGCAGATGGATTATCAGCTCAAGCTGCAGGGCAGCGGCAACggcttccagccctgcctggggctcatCTGCG GGCCCTTCTACCACGGCAACCCCGGCGCGGAGTCCAAAATCGCGCCCTTCTGGGTGATGCCGCCGCCGGAG CAACGGCCCAACGACTACGGGATCCCCATGGATGTGGAGGTCACCTACATCCAGGACGGGTTCCTCACCAACGACGTCGTGCAGGAGATG ACGCTGCTGGTGGAGTTCTATAAGGGGGCCCCCGACCTGGTGAAGTTCCAGGAGCTGTGGAGTCAGGACCAGACCTACCTGGACAAGCTGAAG GGCTCGCTGGCCTCCCGCACCCCCAAAGACCAGAGCTTCTCGCACGTCCTGGAGCAGATTTTCAGCCTCCTCAAGCTGAGCGGCTGA
- the MPND gene encoding MPN domain-containing protein isoform X2: MAALAAASPGGDECLEEDEDELEPGLDEAEPEAGSGAKAAGGARGAVLTRRGITLRVLLRDGLLEPGRGVLSIYYLGKKFVGDLGSDGTITWQETGQVFNSPSAWATHCKRLVNPAKKSGCGWASVRYKGQKLDQYKAAWLRQHQPNVPPAEESLASEGEEEELPEEEEEEAPREGRLPVPEPAAPKKPEERSKKQQGRSLAEPAGTDPGAAGKRLEVKPRVPVRYCTLGTRDSARNPQTLVEVTSFAAINKFQPFNVAISSNVLLLLDFHSHLTRSEVVGYLGGRWDTNTQLLTVLRAFPCRSRLGDAEAAGAVEEEICQSLFLRGLSLVGWYHSHPFGPALPSLHDIDAQMDYQLKLQGSGNGFQPCLGLICGPFYHGNPGAESKIAPFWVMPPPEQRPNDYGIPMDVEVTYIQDGFLTNDVVQEMTLLVEFYKGAPDLVKFQELWSQDQTYLDKLKGSLASRTPKDQSFSHVLEQIFSLLKLSG, from the exons ATGGCAG CGCTGGCGGCCGCCTCCCCCGGCGGGGACGAGTGTCTGGAGGAGGACGAGGACGAGCTGGAGCCGGGGCTGGACGAGGCCGAGCCCGAGGCCGGGAGCGGGGCGAAGGCGGCGGGCGGCGCCCGGGGGGCGGTTCTGACCCGCCGCGGCATCACCCTGAGGGTCCTGCTCCGGGACGGGCTCCTGGAGCCGGGCAGGGGCGTCCTCTCCATCTACTACCTG ggcaaGAAGTTCGTGGGGGACCTGGGCTCGGACGGGACGATCACATGGCAGGAGACGGGGCAGGTCTTCAACTCCCCGAGCGCCTGGGCCACGCACTGCAAGCGCCTGGTGAACCCGGCCAAGAAGTCGGGCTGCGGCTGGGCGTCCGTGCGCTACAAGGGCCAGAAGCTGGACCAGTACAAGGCGGCCTGGCTGCGCCAGCACCAGCCCAACGTGCCGCCCGCCGAGGAG AGCTTGGCCAGCGAgggcgaggaggaggagctgcccgaggaggaggaggaggaggcgccGAGGGAAGGTCGGCTGCCGGTGCCGGAGCCGGCGGCTCCCAAAAAGCCGGAGGAGAGGAGCAagaagcagcagggcaggagcctggcGGAGCCGGCGGGGACGG ATCCCGGCGCGGCGGGGAAAAGGCTGGAGGTGAAGCCCCGGGTGCCCGTCCGCTACTGCACCCTGGGCACCCGCGACTCGGCCAG gaacCCGCAGACCCTGGTGGAGGTGACGTCCTTTGCCGCCATCAACAAATTCCAGCCCTTCAACGTGGCCATCTCCAGCAACgtcctcctgctcctg GATTTCCACAGCCACCTGACGCGGAGCGAAGTGGTGGGGTACCTGGGGGGGCGGTGGGACACCAACACTCAGC tgcTGACGGTGCTTCGGGCGTTCCCGTGCCGGAGCCGCCTGGGTGACGCCGAAGCGGCGGGCgctgtggaggaggag ATCTGCCAGAGCCTGTTCCTGCGGGGGCTGTCGCTGGTGGGCTGGTACCACAGTCACCCCTTCGGGCCGGCGCTGCCGTCGCTGCACGACATCGACGCGCAGATGGATTATCAGCTCAAGCTGCAGGGCAGCGGCAACggcttccagccctgcctggggctcatCTGCG GGCCCTTCTACCACGGCAACCCCGGCGCGGAGTCCAAAATCGCGCCCTTCTGGGTGATGCCGCCGCCGGAG CAACGGCCCAACGACTACGGGATCCCCATGGATGTGGAGGTCACCTACATCCAGGACGGGTTCCTCACCAACGACGTCGTGCAGGAGATG ACGCTGCTGGTGGAGTTCTATAAGGGGGCCCCCGACCTGGTGAAGTTCCAGGAGCTGTGGAGTCAGGACCAGACCTACCTGGACAAGCTGAAG GGCTCGCTGGCCTCCCGCACCCCCAAAGACCAGAGCTTCTCGCACGTCCTGGAGCAGATTTTCAGCCTCCTCAAGCTGAGCGGCTGA
- the SH3GL1 gene encoding endophilin-A2 isoform X2 has product MSVAGLKKQFYKATQLVSEKVGGAEGTKLDDDFKEMEKKVDLTSKAVTEVLTRTIEYLQPNPASRAKLSMLNTMSKIRGQVKNPGYPQSEGLLGECMIRYGKELGEDSNFGDALLDAGESMKRLAEVKDSLDIEVKQNFIDPLQNLCDKDLKEIQHHLKKLEGRRLDFDYKKKRQGKIPDEELRQAMEKFEESKEVAETSMHNLLETDIEQVSQLSALVDAQLDYHRQAVQILDELAEKLKRRMREASSRPKREYKPKPRETYDFRDTDQSNGGFSCNPTPKVSASASFRSDKPSRASVRSIPPLDQPCCKALYDFEPENDGELGFKEGDIITLTNQIDENWYEGMIHGHSGFFPLNYVEVLVPLPQ; this is encoded by the exons aTGTCGGTGGCGGGGCTGAAGAAGCAGTTCTACAAAGCGACCCAG CTGGTCAGCGAGAAGGTCGGAGGGGCCGAAGGGACCAAGTTAGACGATGACTTCAAGGAGATGGAAAAG aAAGTGGACCTGACCAGCAAGGCTGTTACAGAAGTACTGACCAGGACCATAGAGTACCTCCAGCCCAACCCAG CTTCCAGAGCCAAGCTGAGCATGCTGAACACCATGTCCAAGATCCGCGGGCAGGTGAAGAACCCCGGGTACCCCCAGTCcgaggggctgctgggggagtGCATGATCCGCTAcgggaaggagctgggagaggattCCAACTTCG gGGACGCGCTCCTGGACGCCGGCGAGTCCATGAAGCGCCTGGCCGAGGTCAAGGACTCTCTGGACATCGAGGTCAAACAGAACTTCATTGATCCCCTGCAGAACCTGTGTGACAAGGACCTGAAAGAGATCCAG cACCATCTGAAGAAGCTGGAGGGGAGGCGCCTGGACTTCGACTACAAGAAGAAGCGGCAGGGCAAGATCCCCGACGAGGAGCTGCGGCAGGCCATGGAGAAGTTCGAGGAGTCCAAGGAAGTGGCAGAGACCAGCATGCACAACCTCCTGGAGACAGAT ATCGAGCAGGTGAGCCAGCTGTCAGCCCTGGTGGACGCCCAGCTGGATTACCACCGGCAGGCCGTGCAGATCCTGGACGAGCTCGCCGAGAAGCTCAAGCGCAG GATGAGGGAGGCCTCCTCACGCCCCAAGAGGGAATACAAACCCAAGCCCAGGGAGACCTACGACTTCAGGGACACCGACCAGTCCAACGGGGGCTTCTCCTGCAACCCCACCCCCAAAGTCTCAG CTTCCGCCTCTTTCCGGTCGGACAAGCCGTCCCGGGCCTCCGTCAGGAGTATCC cccccctggaccagccctgctgcaaaGCCCTCTACGACTTCGAGCCCGAGAACGACGGCGAGCTGGGCTTCAAGGAGGGCGACATCATCACCCTGACCAACCAGATCGACGAGAACTGGTACGAGGGGATGATCCACGGCCACTCCGGCTTCTTCCCGCTCAACTACGTGGAAGTGCTGGTCCCGCTACCTCAGTGA
- the SH3GL1 gene encoding endophilin-A2 isoform X1 — translation MSVAGLKKQFYKATQLVSEKVGGAEGTKLDDDFKEMEKKVDLTSKAVTEVLTRTIEYLQPNPASRAKLSMLNTMSKIRGQVKNPGYPQSEGLLGECMIRYGKELGEDSNFGDALLDAGESMKRLAEVKDSLDIEVKQNFIDPLQNLCDKDLKEIQHHLKKLEGRRLDFDYKKKRQGKIPDEELRQAMEKFEESKEVAETSMHNLLETDIEQVSQLSALVDAQLDYHRQAVQILDELAEKLKRRMREASSRPKREYKPKPRETYDFRDTDQSNGGFSCNPTPKVSAASASFRSDKPSRASVRSIPPLDQPCCKALYDFEPENDGELGFKEGDIITLTNQIDENWYEGMIHGHSGFFPLNYVEVLVPLPQ, via the exons aTGTCGGTGGCGGGGCTGAAGAAGCAGTTCTACAAAGCGACCCAG CTGGTCAGCGAGAAGGTCGGAGGGGCCGAAGGGACCAAGTTAGACGATGACTTCAAGGAGATGGAAAAG aAAGTGGACCTGACCAGCAAGGCTGTTACAGAAGTACTGACCAGGACCATAGAGTACCTCCAGCCCAACCCAG CTTCCAGAGCCAAGCTGAGCATGCTGAACACCATGTCCAAGATCCGCGGGCAGGTGAAGAACCCCGGGTACCCCCAGTCcgaggggctgctgggggagtGCATGATCCGCTAcgggaaggagctgggagaggattCCAACTTCG gGGACGCGCTCCTGGACGCCGGCGAGTCCATGAAGCGCCTGGCCGAGGTCAAGGACTCTCTGGACATCGAGGTCAAACAGAACTTCATTGATCCCCTGCAGAACCTGTGTGACAAGGACCTGAAAGAGATCCAG cACCATCTGAAGAAGCTGGAGGGGAGGCGCCTGGACTTCGACTACAAGAAGAAGCGGCAGGGCAAGATCCCCGACGAGGAGCTGCGGCAGGCCATGGAGAAGTTCGAGGAGTCCAAGGAAGTGGCAGAGACCAGCATGCACAACCTCCTGGAGACAGAT ATCGAGCAGGTGAGCCAGCTGTCAGCCCTGGTGGACGCCCAGCTGGATTACCACCGGCAGGCCGTGCAGATCCTGGACGAGCTCGCCGAGAAGCTCAAGCGCAG GATGAGGGAGGCCTCCTCACGCCCCAAGAGGGAATACAAACCCAAGCCCAGGGAGACCTACGACTTCAGGGACACCGACCAGTCCAACGGGGGCTTCTCCTGCAACCCCACCCCCAAAGTCTCAG CAGCTTCCGCCTCTTTCCGGTCGGACAAGCCGTCCCGGGCCTCCGTCAGGAGTATCC cccccctggaccagccctgctgcaaaGCCCTCTACGACTTCGAGCCCGAGAACGACGGCGAGCTGGGCTTCAAGGAGGGCGACATCATCACCCTGACCAACCAGATCGACGAGAACTGGTACGAGGGGATGATCCACGGCCACTCCGGCTTCTTCCCGCTCAACTACGTGGAAGTGCTGGTCCCGCTACCTCAGTGA
- the SH3GL1 gene encoding endophilin-A2 isoform X3 — translation MSVAGLKKQFYKATQLVSEKVGGAEGTKLDDDFKEMEKKVDLTSKAVTEVLTRTIEYLQPNPASRAKLSMLNTMSKIRGQVKNPGYPQSEGLLGECMIRYGKELGEDSNFGDALLDAGESMKRLAEVKDSLDIEVKQNFIDPLQNLCDKDLKEIQHHLKKLEGRRLDFDYKKKRQGKIPDEELRQAMEKFEESKEVAETSMHNLLETDIEQVSQLSALVDAQLDYHRQAVQILDELAEKLKRRMREASSRPKREYKPKPRETYDFRDTDQSNGGFSCNPTPKVSAPLDQPCCKALYDFEPENDGELGFKEGDIITLTNQIDENWYEGMIHGHSGFFPLNYVEVLVPLPQ, via the exons aTGTCGGTGGCGGGGCTGAAGAAGCAGTTCTACAAAGCGACCCAG CTGGTCAGCGAGAAGGTCGGAGGGGCCGAAGGGACCAAGTTAGACGATGACTTCAAGGAGATGGAAAAG aAAGTGGACCTGACCAGCAAGGCTGTTACAGAAGTACTGACCAGGACCATAGAGTACCTCCAGCCCAACCCAG CTTCCAGAGCCAAGCTGAGCATGCTGAACACCATGTCCAAGATCCGCGGGCAGGTGAAGAACCCCGGGTACCCCCAGTCcgaggggctgctgggggagtGCATGATCCGCTAcgggaaggagctgggagaggattCCAACTTCG gGGACGCGCTCCTGGACGCCGGCGAGTCCATGAAGCGCCTGGCCGAGGTCAAGGACTCTCTGGACATCGAGGTCAAACAGAACTTCATTGATCCCCTGCAGAACCTGTGTGACAAGGACCTGAAAGAGATCCAG cACCATCTGAAGAAGCTGGAGGGGAGGCGCCTGGACTTCGACTACAAGAAGAAGCGGCAGGGCAAGATCCCCGACGAGGAGCTGCGGCAGGCCATGGAGAAGTTCGAGGAGTCCAAGGAAGTGGCAGAGACCAGCATGCACAACCTCCTGGAGACAGAT ATCGAGCAGGTGAGCCAGCTGTCAGCCCTGGTGGACGCCCAGCTGGATTACCACCGGCAGGCCGTGCAGATCCTGGACGAGCTCGCCGAGAAGCTCAAGCGCAG GATGAGGGAGGCCTCCTCACGCCCCAAGAGGGAATACAAACCCAAGCCCAGGGAGACCTACGACTTCAGGGACACCGACCAGTCCAACGGGGGCTTCTCCTGCAACCCCACCCCCAAAGTCTCAG cccccctggaccagccctgctgcaaaGCCCTCTACGACTTCGAGCCCGAGAACGACGGCGAGCTGGGCTTCAAGGAGGGCGACATCATCACCCTGACCAACCAGATCGACGAGAACTGGTACGAGGGGATGATCCACGGCCACTCCGGCTTCTTCCCGCTCAACTACGTGGAAGTGCTGGTCCCGCTACCTCAGTGA